One stretch of Prunus persica cultivar Lovell chromosome G1, Prunus_persica_NCBIv2, whole genome shotgun sequence DNA includes these proteins:
- the LOC18790744 gene encoding transcription factor bHLH104, with protein MYSLMEEWIEYLDYIDETTQPSDFLWPNDTPSFREFEFSAVDVPAAFSPEKECPRKRGRTDSSCPGSGAKACREKLRRERLNDRFVELSAVLEPGRPPKSDKPAILDDAIRVLTQLRAEAQELKETNQKLLEEVKSLKAEKNELREEKLVLKADKERLEQQLKGMAISPSGFVPTHPAVPAAYHPGASKMAMYPSYSLVPMWHYLPPSVRDTSRDHELRPPAA; from the exons atgtatTCTCTGATGGAGGAATGGATAGAGTATCTTGATTACATCGACGAGACGACCCAGCCCAGCGATTTCCTTTGGCCTAATGACACTCCTTCATTTAGGGAATTCGAATTCTCTGCTGTTGATGTTCCTGCTGCTTTCTCACCGGAAAAAGAGTGCCCTCGCAAAAG GGGACGAACCGATTCTTCTTGCCCTGGGTCTGGAGCGAAGGCTTGCCGTGAGAAGTTGAGGAGGGAGAGATTGAATGACAG GTTTGTGGAGTTGAGCGCTGTTTTAGAACCTGGGAGACCGCCCAAATCTGACAAGCCTGCTATTCTTGATGATGCCATAAGGGTTTTGACCCAGCTGAGAGCTGAAGCTCAGGAgctcaaagaaacaaatcaaaagTTACTTGAAGAAGTAAAAAGTTTAAAG GCAGAGAAGAATGAACTCCGTGAAGAGAAACTTGTACTGAAAGCAGATAAAGAAAGGTTGGAGCAGCAGTTGAAAGGTATGGCAATTTCACCTTCTGGGTTTGTTCCAACCCACCCAGCAGTCCCAGCTGCATATCATCCCGGGGCAAGCAAGATGGCAATGTATCCTAGCTATAGTCTGGTTCCAATGTGGCATTATTTACCTCCATCGGTCCGTGATACATCTCGTGATCATGAACTTCGGCCCCCTGCTGCTTAG
- the LOC18790143 gene encoding WAT1-related protein At4g08300, translated as MAQVACNDLRGIYKKFKPHLLMVLAQMGYTFLYFITEASFNHGMNPHVYITYRHIVGGVVMFPFAYVLERKDRPKLTLALFLELFVLSLLGVGLTLNMYFASLRYTSPTFLASIINTIASVTFVIAIVLRLEVLNLRNPRGLAKVLGTLVSLAGVMTMTLYKGPIVRNLWHPLIHVEGKFSIHENWLKGSILTVASCISWSIWYIMQAITLKRYPAQLSLTTWMSFIGAAQSAVFTVCIEHRRAAWTIGFNIDLWSILYAGVVCSGLIIFIQLWCTEEKGPVFVTMFNPVSTILVAVLAYFVLGERLYTGSILGAFIVILGLYLLLWGKEGDEVYIKSEESSYQTTYEEHKDNNIQKITSAKKDVLHGEP; from the exons ATGGCACAGGTGGCATGTAATGATCTTAGGGGAATTTACAAGAAGTTCAAGCCACACCTCCTCATGGTTTTAGCTCAGATGGGCTATACATTTCTGTATTTTATCACAGAAGCTTCCTTCAATCATGGGATGAACCCTCATGTCTACATAACTTATCGACATATTGTGGGCGGTGTAGTGATGTTCCCTTTTGCCTATGTTCTTGAAAG AAAAGACAGACCAAAGCTCACATTAGCTCTTTTCTTGgaactttttgttctttcgCTTCTGGG GGTGGGTTTGACTTTAAACATGTACTTTGCAAGCTTAAGATATACCTCTCCTACATTCCTTGCATCAATAATCAACACCATAGCTTCCGTAACTTTTGTAATTGCGATTGTACTCAG GTTGGAGGTTCTTAATCTTCGAAATCCTCGTGGGTTAGCGAAAGTTTTGGGAACCCTCGTCTCCTTAGCTGGTGTAATGACCATGACATTGTACAAGGGGCCTATTGTGAGAAATTTATGGCATCCATTAATCCATGTCGAAGGAAAATTCTCCATCCATGAGAACTGGTTGAAGGGTTCAATTCTTACTGTTGCAAGCTGCATATCATGGTCTATCTGGTACATTATGCAG gcAATTACATTGAAAAGATATCCTGCACAACTGTCACTGACTACATGGATGAGCTTTATAGGGGCAGCACAATCAGCTGTCTTCACAGTGTGTATAGAACATAGACGAGCTGCTTGGACAATTGGATTCAACATCGACCTCTGGTCCATATTATATGCT GGAGTAGTGTGCTCTGGTCTTATAATCTTCATTCAACTATGGTGCACAGAAGAGAAGGGGCCAGTTTTCGTGACCATGTTTAATCCCGTTTCAACAATATTGGTGGCTGTTCTAGCATACTTCGTCCTCGGTGAAAGACTTTATACCGGCAG CATACTAGGGGCATTTATTGTCATCCTTGGCCTGTACTTGCTGTTGTGGGGAaaagaaggagatgaagtATACATCAAGTCAGAAGAGTCCTCTTATCAAACAACATATGAAGAGCACAAGGATAATAACATACAGAAAATCACTTCAGCTAAGAAGGATGTGCTACATGGTGAACCCTAA